The DNA window CGCGGCGCGCACCTGCGGGCCCTCGCTATCGTCAGTACGACCGACCTGCTCCAGGTTGATGTCGGCCACGGTGTCGGCCACCGGCACCAGCGGATGGGCGCCGTAATAGCGCGAACCCACCAGCCCGTGCTCCTCACCGAACACGGTCATGAACACGATGCTGCGCTTAGGCCGCACTTTCTGGGCGGCGAACGCGCGCGCTAGCGCGATCACCGAGACCGTGCCGCTGCCATCGTCGTTGGCGCCGTTGAAGATCGGGTCGTCGCCCTTGTCCTTGCGGATCCCCAGGTGGTCGTAGTGCGCCGTGACCAGCACGTAGGTCTTGCTCAGCGTCGGATCGGACCCGCGCAGCACGCCGACCACATTGCGCACCAGCAGCGGTGCCGACGCGTCGGCGAACTTGGCGCGCTCCTTCTCCGGCGCGATCTTGCGCCAGTCGGCGGTCTGGAAATAGCCGTCATCGCCCAGCGGTTCCAGTCCGGCGCCACGGAACTGGGCGGCGATGTATTCGGCCGCGATATCCAGCCCGCGCGAGGGCGTACCGCGCCCTTCCAGCGCGTCGGACGCCAGGAATGAAAGATCCCCGCGCATCGCGTCGGCGGAAATGGCGGCCAGCAGACTCGCCTGGCGCTGCTGCGGTGGCAGCGGCAACTCCTTGGCCTGCGCGCTGCCGATGGCAAATGCGGCCGTCAAAACTGCAACGCGAAACAACCTGTCAGTCCCCATGTAGCGTCCCCTCATTCGTTGGCCCGGCAGTCTAGCCCGACGGCGCGCAGGCCAGGAGGCCGAGCCAGGGGTCGGGCCTTTGCTGCGTGCTGAAAATGCTCGGTGCCGGCACCGGAGCCGCATTGTCCAAGCCCCGAACCGGGCGCTGCCATCGGACTCCGACGTGCGGCGCAATAGAGGACCTGGAAGTGTCGCCTATCCCGCTCCCGGACCGAGTGTCGGTTCGGAATCCAAACGCAGGCCTCACTCCGCTCCAAGCCGTGCTCGCGCCCGCCGGCGCGCGCGGTCTTCACAGACTCTCATAGACGGTGCGTCCGGCCAGTGACTGCACCGGCCGTGCATTGAGCGGGAACATCTGGCGGAATGCAGCGATGTCGCGCTCCTTCAGCGTCACCGGATGCTTGAGGATCATCCAGCTCACCCCTTCCGAGCACGGCGGTGTGGTCAGCGAACCCTTCAACGCGTAATAGCCATGGTCCTGGGGCAGCAGCGCCGGCAGGAAGAAGTGCCCAGTCGGCTGCGGCGTGGCGCCGGCCTTGCTCATCTGCGCGAAGATCGTGTCCCAGGCCGCGTTGTCGCTTTTGCCAGCGTCGATCAGCAGCGCGACGACACCAAGCTTGCCATCGGCGTCCTTGTGCACAAAGTGCGCGACCATCTCATGGCGGCGGTCGCCGATCGATTCCTCGCTGGGCGTGTGGAAGTGGAACTGCACCAGGTTCCACCGTCGCTCGCCGACGGTGACGCTGTTGCCCGACGGCACGTTGACCTGGATGGTGTGACCGTTGTTGACCATGGTCGGCGCGACCATGGTGTATTCGAACATCAGCGGCGGCATCACCTTCTTGACCGTACGCTGGATATCGACCGGGCTCTGTGCATGGCCCAGCGAACAGGTGGCGTAGTCCTCATCCAGATCGCCCCAATGGGTGGGCCCACCGGGGCCTTGATAGTCCCAGTGCATGGCATGCGCAGCAGAAGGCGTTCCAACCGGCGTGACGATCGTTGCCGTCGATGAAGCGGCGTGGATGTCCTGCTTCGCGCACACTCGCGCCGAGGCTGGCAAGCGCCAGTGCGACAACCACACCGGCAACGTGACGACGTGCATGAGTCCCTCCTGTCAATGATCGTGGCCTCGTGCCGTATTGCCAGCCGCGACCCGCAAGCCCTCCCGCCATGGCCTGTCTCCCTGATGGCCGCAGTACCGACGACGACGCCGTGTGCATCGGCATCGGCATCGGCCGCGCTTGCGCGATCTGCAGGGAAATTTCAGGGGACGCAGACAATCCGCTGACGGGCGGCAACCCAGGCAACCGTCCGCTGCGTCATCGCCCCAGGTCAGGCTGCCGGCAGCACCTGTCGTGGACCGCACGTCCGCATTTCGGTTGACGATGTTCTTTCTCGGATGCGCGGCCATCGCCTCCCCCGATCCGCGGCTCGAGCGTTGACGGCGATCCTTTAAACGATAACAATTCTCATTCATTGGGCGCGCGGTCCGTCCGTCGACCCGCCTTGATCGGCCTCCAGGGCAAGCCTCGGAGCCCTCGGTTGCCCACCCCCACCCGATAACTCGCCATCACCATGCCGACCATCAACGCCGGGATTTCGATCTCAAAAAAGCCCGTGCCTTCCGGCCAGATGCAAGGCATCGCCTGCCGGATGACCAGCGCCTTCGATCTCCCATGAGGACGCCTCAGCCCGCGCCTGCGGCACGCCGGTCCGGCCGCGCCTGG is part of the Pseudoxanthomonas sp. JBR18 genome and encodes:
- a CDS encoding M28 family peptidase, which codes for MTAAFAIGSAQAKELPLPPQQRQASLLAAISADAMRGDLSFLASDALEGRGTPSRGLDIAAEYIAAQFRGAGLEPLGDDGYFQTADWRKIAPEKERAKFADASAPLLVRNVVGVLRGSDPTLSKTYVLVTAHYDHLGIRKDKGDDPIFNGANDDGSGTVSVIALARAFAAQKVRPKRSIVFMTVFGEEHGLVGSRYYGAHPLVPVADTVADINLEQVGRTDDSEGPQVRAAAITGADYSEVADVLRKAGEQTGIRMTKHPVNSDRYFAFSDNQALADLGVPAHTISVAYDFADYHGAADTWDKIDYANMAAVDRAVALAVWTIANHPVAPRWNTSNPKTAKYVEAARRLHGE
- a CDS encoding carbonic anhydrase family protein; the protein is MHWDYQGPGGPTHWGDLDEDYATCSLGHAQSPVDIQRTVKKVMPPLMFEYTMVAPTMVNNGHTIQVNVPSGNSVTVGERRWNLVQFHFHTPSEESIGDRRHEMVAHFVHKDADGKLGVVALLIDAGKSDNAAWDTIFAQMSKAGATPQPTGHFFLPALLPQDHGYYALKGSLTTPPCSEGVSWMILKHPVTLKERDIAAFRQMFPLNARPVQSLAGRTVYESL